Sequence from the Ziziphus jujuba cultivar Dongzao chromosome 9, ASM3175591v1 genome:
GGCTACAATTATATACATAggttttgtatgtatatatgtatgtatggatTTATAAAGATTTTAGGACGATGAATATTAGTGAATGCAACATGActtctttaattaaaataaataaacaaataaatcataGAACACTACATTTTCTGGGAACGCTGAAGTCAATGTTCTTAGTTAAGAGGTCACCCACTCAACCGggggaagcaaaaaaaaaaaaaaaaattaatgaatgaaAACTGTTTTAATCCATAATTCGTATTGGTCAGAAATTCaatgcaagtttttttttttttttttttttttttttgctaagaaATATGTTCAACTAGCATGTTAATTATCCTGCATAGAGAAAATTTGTATGAAAAGTAACTATAttgcaaaaacaaaactaataaaagtaGCTTTACAAATACTTAATTCTTACATATATAGAacctaaacaaaaaatattacacTGATCACCTTCCACTTATTTTATGTAATACGTCAGctcattttgataaaataataaagaaatcaaagaaTACTCGAGGAAGATTTTAAACCTTGTAGAAAAAAGCTGTGCATTGAATTATATTCGTCGAAAATATATATGGTCAAATAAATAACTAGAGAAAGGAAGAAAtccattaaagaaaaaaaagaaaaaaaaaaaaaaaggacttcgGCTAGAATAGTTGATACTTATAAGAGGACTTATTAGCAAGGACAAATATTAGTCCATTGGAACAAGTAAGCTGACCAGGTGTTTGGAGACATTGATTGAACTGCATTTTGAGTTTCCTGGTTGTGTTTTGGTTGAATTATCTTGGCATGAGATTTAATTAGTTTGGAGAATTTGGAAGCTGGAATATCaaatgtgctttttttttttaaattttttttcttatgtgcatggactagataaaaaaataataataataaaatcaaagtaGATGATTAATTTGTTGATGATACAGCTTTAATCCAAGTGgtatatattgattattttacccccccaaaaaaaaaaagtatatattgcttagtacatttttcaatggtatggtttattttatttttatttgttgggaGAGATTGCTGATATAGGTTTTTGTATCTCATTTCGATGCCATttgtttgtcaaatatttttctgCATATATAGAACTTGCCCATgtatacaatttaaaattatactcTCAATTTATAATAAAGAACTATGATGTCAACTAGAAATGTAGTTGGAGATAGTTACGAAAACTTAAATAATTACCACATCATTATTCCTCCCATTATTAGTTCCATTGAAATTGTTTATATGATATGAAATCTTATATTCATGAACCATAAAAAATGTCTAAACCAAGGGCAATAACCCCGATggagttttttaaatattgcaaattatagtattctatatatatatgtatttttttttttttgagataagctatatatatatatatatgtttttgggtAATGATCGATATGATagtatgctatatatatatatatatatggattaaaaataaataaaactttactGGTTGACCCCCTTAGAAATTTTGAGATTCGTATTTTATGGATTATATGTTTAAGTGTTAAATCTTTGAAATTTGCAtccaaatccaaaaaatatctttaaagttattaatattattttttaatcattccAAAAGATTGACTTCATATGCTATTTTTGGGCCcagaaattaaatttagaagTCACTTATATTTAATAGTCACCAATGAAACGATTAAATCAATCAACCTCGATCACTGTCATCATTAATTTGATATATTAAGTACAATTAAGTAAATTAAGCATATTAGTGAGAAGTCAAAATGAGATTAATTCCAtgtaaatttaaaacataaccaaaactcaaataataaaaaacaaattaatccgtgttataaaaataaaaaaaaaacaaaactcggTGACACGGTTTATACGCACCTTTGCAAagctcagagagagagagagagagagagagagacagagtcAAAGTCTGACCAGGCCATTGTCTGCGCCATCAAATAGAAAAGAGTGGGAAGACAAATTCAacgttttcaaataaattttggcgTGTGAAACAAGTGACAGTGCGGACACCTGATTTTACTCCTCTGCATCACGAACATCATATacattcaaatataatattgtaCATTTCGCTGAAATACTGCCCTCGAGGTCATTAGAGGTATTGAATGTACAACTACATAAGAATAAAAGAGAGTTTGAACAGGGGTTTTCCTGGAAAGTTTTGCAGAGAAAAAAAGCTACCAATCTGTTGGACTTCTTCCATCAAAACATTTTTGGAGGTATTTGCTTCGGTCAGAAATTCCAAGCAATTTCGTCTTTATCGCGTGGGATGTCTAAAGGGTCCTCGCAGTCCTCTTTCTTAGTCTGcgcctcctctctctctctctctctctctctctctcacctgACTTTCATGGCAGCCGACCACTTTCACTCCTCTCAATAAATTTTCCATGGATGATTTCAGTCACCCCCGTCTCCCCTCACCTCCacatttctctctttctctctctgtctgaTCAGACTTAGAAACAACAACTGTAAAAATTTCAGCTTTTGCATCTTTTGGGTTGCTGAATTTGGAGTTTCTAGCTCGTATTTGGATGTTTTTAGATTGATGGGTTTATGAcagttagttttattttattttagtctttTCCTTGATGGGTTTTCTCAAGGAAATGATTAAGCTTTATGGGTTTGTGATATTTTAATGGTTGAGTGGGAGTTTCTTCGGAATCTTCAGGTAGTATTAGAATGAAAAGTGTCTTTTTTTGtcgctgaaaaaaaaaaaaaaaaagaaaaaagaaagaaagggaaattTTTTAgctagagaaaagaaaaatggttgcacttttgagaaaattttatacttttgcAACTTCAAATCCTCTTCCTGCTGCTGATAGTGATGaagattttaattttgactACTCCATTGCCATGGAGTATCATGGTCCTCCTGTTGCTTATGATATTCCACAGGCACGTCCCATTGACATTCATCAAATCCCCACTGCAGCTGCGGTTGCTTCAGCTTCTCTGCTGTCTAGTTCCCTCCCAGTAATCCAACCAATTGTAAGAACAAGTCAGATTGGAAAAAAGACACAGAACAAAGTCAACAAAGAGGAGGAAGCAGAACAAGTTTCACCATGCTCAGCAATCTCTGCTGCCGAAATAGGAATTGttggcggtggtggtggtgatggaaAAAGTGTTGGAAGTTCCCGTTTGGTGGAAAAAGGTGCGGGCTTTGAAAATTACATGAACCCTGAGAATTGGGAATCCACAGAATCTGGAACAAGCTCAAGGAGTCTTTCCTCTGAGGTTTTTTCTCACAAGGagtgggaagaagaagaagattgtggtggtggtggtgaaagTCCTCAGCATGCTAGAAAGCAATCGGTTGTGACTTTCAAGGATATCAATTCCGATGACATAGTTGTGGAAGAAGAATATGATCGATCAGAGGAGGTTGAGAGTGCCCAGGAGAGACCTAAAGCTGAGAGAAGTGGGGGTAAAAAAGGGTCTTGTTATAGATGCAATAAAGGAAACAGGTTCACTGAGAAAGAGGTTTGCATTGTTTGCTGTGCCAAGTATTGTTTCAAATGTGTGCTTAAAGCAATGGGATCTATGCCTGAAGGTAGAAAATGTGTCACTTGTATTGGTTATAGGATCGATGAAACGAGAAGAAGGAAGCTCGGGAAATGTTCTAGGTTGCTCAAGAGATTGCTTACTGATTTGGAAATTGTACAGATAATGAAATTTGAGATATCTTGCAAAGTGAATCAACTACCTGGGAATCTAGTTTTTGTGAATGAAGAGCCTCTTAGTCAAGAAGAGCTTGTGAGATTGCAGAGTTGCCAACATCCGCCAAGAAAGCTAAAACCAGGTTCATATTGGTATGACAATATGTCAGGCATGTGGGGAAAGGTGTAATTGAACTCTGAAAgatgtttcctttttttcttcttttgcataatatgtaattttatgtTAAGCTTCTGTTTATTGTTCTGGTTTAATACTGAAACAGGAAGGACATAAACCTTGCCAGATAATTAGTGCCCATCTAGAAATCGGGGGTCGCATAAAGCAAAATGCTAGCAAAGGCAACACAAATGTACACATAAATGGTAGAGAGATTACTAAAGCTGAGCTCCAGATGCTGAAGGTTATTATGCTGGACATAGTCAACTTTCATGTGGATTATAGTCATACAACTTCTAAAACTTCATGATATCAAAGTGtcatttttgttgaatttattgtagCTTGCAGGCGTTCCGTGTGAAGGTAAGATTAACTACTGGGTGAGTGAAGATGGGTCCTATCAGGAAGAGGGAATGAACAATGTAAAAGGGAAAATATGGGACAAGGTACATTTGCATATTGAGTTGCAataacaatttgttttttttcctaaatatttatgcattgaactTCCTATTTCTTCTTTGTATAGACTGGAATCAAGCTGGTTTGTGCTTTATTGCTTTTGCCATATCCTTCTGGTCCTCCAAATCCATCAGCGGAAGAAGGGGATAGAATTCTTCCAACTCCCTTTGAggaaaaaaagcttaaaaaacttCTTTTAGTTGGGTCAGATAAATCTGGCACAAGTACCATATTTAAGCAGGTTAGCAATATTTGAACAGCTGCATCTATTGAAGGAGATATtgatgtataataaatttttctatgcTGAAAGACTCATAACTTTGTTCCTTACATTTCTGCATAATTGATAAGTGTAATTTGTTGATGATGAccatttttgcttttcattatATCAGATGTTTAACACTTTCAAATGATTACAATTGATAACATTTTTATACAGTTAAACtcgataaatttttattttcttcaacttGAATGATGATTTGATTTTGGTATACTTATTACCTTCTGGTTATAGGCCAAGTTTATATACAAGGTTCCTTTCACTGAAGATGAGCGTGAAAACATTAAATCTGTGATCCAAAGCAAGTTGTTCTGCTATCTTGCTCTTCTGCTCGAAGGGCGTGAACGTTTTGAAGAAGAAAGTTTGATTGAGACAAAAAGACATGTAATAGATCCAGGTTCTTCAGGTACATTGAAAATTGTTGTTATCCTGTTTCCCTTCTCCGTTATGTTTTTATGAATAGACATTTTAAATTGAAGTTTCATATGAAGGTGCAAACCTTTTTGATATTATGCTTCCTGGAAAGAACTTCATGTTGATGTCATCCAAATGGTTGATCAACTCACTAAGCTGCCATTTGATAAtacttattttcttcttttgaccTGGAAAGCTTCATACTTGAGGATGCTTTCTGGAATATATAGAATAGCATTATGTCAAATTTCCACCTAACAAACAACCTGAGAAAACAATAAGATTTTATGAACATTGGTCGAAAGGCA
This genomic interval carries:
- the LOC107435565 gene encoding extra-large guanine nucleotide-binding protein 1; this encodes MVALLRKFYTFATSNPLPAADSDEDFNFDYSIAMEYHGPPVAYDIPQARPIDIHQIPTAAAVASASLLSSSLPVIQPIVRTSQIGKKTQNKVNKEEEAEQVSPCSAISAAEIGIVGGGGGDGKSVGSSRLVEKGAGFENYMNPENWESTESGTSSRSLSSEVFSHKEWEEEEDCGGGGESPQHARKQSVVTFKDINSDDIVVEEEYDRSEEVESAQERPKAERSGGKKGSCYRCNKGNRFTEKEVCIVCCAKYCFKCVLKAMGSMPEGRKCVTCIGYRIDETRRRKLGKCSRLLKRLLTDLEIVQIMKFEISCKVNQLPGNLVFVNEEPLSQEELVRLQSCQHPPRKLKPGSYWYDNMSGMWGKEGHKPCQIISAHLEIGGRIKQNASKGNTNVHINGREITKAELQMLKLAGVPCEGKINYWVSEDGSYQEEGMNNVKGKIWDKTGIKLVCALLLLPYPSGPPNPSAEEGDRILPTPFEEKKLKKLLLVGSDKSGTSTIFKQAKFIYKVPFTEDERENIKSVIQSKLFCYLALLLEGRERFEEESLIETKRHVIDPGSSDQNEVTTIYSISERLKAFVDWLLKVMASGNLEATFPAANQDYAPFIEELWNDAAIQATYNRRNELETLPGVATYFLNRAVEILRMDYEPSDMDILYAEGISSSNSLMSMEFSFPESIHDNLESIYEHDLSMRFQLIRIHPSSLGEHCKWLDMFEDVDIVLFCVSLADYDEFFEDNNGVCMNKMMASKQLFESIITHPLFDQKNFLLILNKYDLLEEKIEEKIPLSRCEWFREFNPVISNNPGSSNNNSTNPPLAHRSFQYIAMKFKRLFHTLTDRKLYVSAVTGLEPDTVEEALKNAREILKWVEEEPKRNGNEASSTSIDASSSSSNQK